In Salinigranum marinum, one DNA window encodes the following:
- a CDS encoding IclR family transcriptional regulator, which yields MVTIDHSDDNIRSVELSFGIIELVREHGRTTLAELTAETGLAKSTVHAHLATLTDLGFVVRDENDYRLGLRFLELGEEARNHRSEYLLVHDHVKTLAERFDERAQFIVEENGEGVYVYRETGSHAVQTDSGVGRRVHLHSTAAGKAILASLPTERVREIVDERGLTAVTKRTITDEEALFDELDAVRDRGFAFNREENLAGLNAVGVPVRGASGEVFGALSVSGPSHRMRGEALEREIPDLMLGMVNEIELNLAYPQ from the coding sequence ATGGTGACGATAGACCACTCGGACGACAACATCCGGTCGGTGGAGCTCTCGTTCGGCATCATCGAACTCGTCCGCGAACACGGGAGGACGACGCTCGCGGAGCTGACGGCCGAGACCGGGCTCGCAAAGAGCACTGTCCACGCTCACCTCGCGACACTCACCGACCTCGGGTTCGTCGTCCGTGACGAGAACGACTACCGGCTCGGGCTGCGGTTCCTCGAACTCGGTGAGGAGGCCCGGAACCACCGGTCGGAGTACCTGCTCGTCCACGACCACGTGAAGACGCTCGCGGAGCGGTTCGACGAACGGGCGCAGTTCATCGTCGAAGAGAACGGCGAGGGGGTGTACGTCTACCGGGAGACGGGGAGCCACGCGGTCCAGACCGACTCGGGCGTCGGTCGTCGCGTCCACCTCCACTCGACCGCGGCCGGCAAGGCGATCCTGGCGAGCCTCCCCACCGAGCGCGTCCGCGAGATCGTCGACGAACGCGGACTGACCGCGGTGACGAAGCGGACGATCACCGACGAGGAGGCCCTGTTCGACGAACTCGACGCGGTCCGCGACCGCGGCTTCGCGTTCAACCGTGAGGAGAACCTCGCCGGCCTCAACGCGGTCGGCGTGCCGGTCCGTGGCGCGAGCGGCGAGGTGTTCGGCGCACTGAGCGTCTCCGGTCCCTCTCACCGGATGAGGGGGGAGGCGCTCGAACGGGAGATCCCCGACCTGATGCTCGGGATGGTGAACGAGATCGAACTCAACCTCGCGTATCCGCAGTGA
- a CDS encoding acyl-CoA dehydrogenase family protein, with product MAALAADLVELSDQQRLVRDSVREICDGYDDEYWRRKDTAGEYPTEFVEELGAHGWFGVLVPEEYGGAGMGTPETVVMMEEIARAGGGFAAAQAVHGGIYNSVPLVRYGSEELKEEILPAVARGEHAIQAFGLTEPNAGSNSTAIETFAERDGDDYVINGQKIWTSRVDASDSLLVVARTTPLDEVDKRTRGISMFLVDIEAAVEAGSLESREIPKSASNAVHAFELWFEDLCVPAERLVGEEGNGFYQVLDGLNEERLVIAAECIGLGELALERGVDYANDREVFGRPIGQNQAIQHPLARAFAQIQAAKQLTYAAADVVDSQRGTAVGARANTAKYLASEAAFAAADAAVQTHGGFGVATEYDVERYFREARLTRLVPITQELALNYLGENVLGLPRSY from the coding sequence ATGGCCGCGTTAGCTGCTGATCTCGTCGAGCTGTCGGACCAACAACGCCTCGTCCGCGACAGCGTCCGCGAGATCTGTGACGGATACGACGACGAGTACTGGCGACGGAAGGACACGGCGGGCGAGTACCCCACGGAGTTCGTCGAGGAACTCGGTGCACACGGCTGGTTCGGCGTCCTCGTCCCCGAGGAGTACGGTGGTGCGGGGATGGGAACGCCGGAGACGGTCGTCATGATGGAAGAGATCGCGCGGGCGGGCGGCGGGTTCGCGGCCGCCCAGGCCGTCCACGGCGGCATCTACAATTCGGTGCCGCTCGTCCGGTACGGGAGCGAGGAGCTGAAAGAGGAGATCCTCCCGGCGGTCGCACGCGGGGAGCACGCGATCCAGGCGTTCGGGCTGACGGAGCCGAACGCCGGGTCGAACTCGACCGCCATCGAGACGTTCGCCGAGCGCGACGGCGACGACTACGTGATCAACGGCCAGAAGATCTGGACCTCGCGGGTCGATGCGAGCGACTCCCTGCTCGTGGTCGCCCGGACGACGCCGCTCGACGAGGTCGACAAGCGAACCCGGGGGATATCCATGTTCCTCGTCGACATCGAGGCGGCCGTCGAGGCAGGGAGTCTGGAGTCGAGGGAGATCCCGAAGTCGGCGAGCAACGCGGTCCACGCGTTCGAGCTCTGGTTCGAGGACCTCTGCGTCCCAGCCGAGCGGCTCGTCGGCGAGGAGGGGAACGGCTTCTACCAGGTGCTCGACGGCCTCAACGAGGAGCGGCTCGTCATCGCCGCCGAGTGTATCGGGCTCGGCGAACTCGCCCTCGAGCGGGGCGTCGACTACGCGAACGACCGGGAGGTTTTCGGCCGCCCGATCGGGCAGAACCAGGCGATCCAGCACCCACTGGCCCGTGCGTTCGCGCAGATACAGGCCGCGAAACAGCTCACCTACGCCGCCGCCGACGTCGTCGATAGCCAGCGCGGAACGGCGGTCGGCGCGCGCGCGAACACGGCGAAGTACCTCGCGAGCGAGGCCGCGTTCGCCGCGGCCGACGCCGCGGTCCAGACGCACGGGGGGTTCGGCGTCGCCACCGAGTACGACGTCGAGCGCTACTTCCGCGAGGCGCGACTGACCAGGCTCGTCCCGATCACCCAGGAACTCGCCCTCAACTACCTCGGCGAGAACGTGCTCGGCCTCCCGCGCTCGTACTGA
- a CDS encoding MaoC family dehydratase, whose protein sequence is MTDHETDDAGGQGRRLVSGWQGRFYEDFAVGDVYKHPYGRTVTETDNVWFTNVTMNLNPMHFNEAYAAETEFGERLVDGTFVIALVVGMSVIDVSANATANLGYDDVRHHAPVYHGDTLFAESEVLEKRESSSRDHVGIVTTELRAYNQDDTKVLSLERTPMVLKREHARPSPARPTGWPDGIGTQPEDLEGE, encoded by the coding sequence ATGACAGACCACGAGACGGACGACGCGGGCGGGCAGGGACGCCGACTGGTGAGCGGCTGGCAGGGCCGGTTCTACGAGGACTTCGCCGTCGGCGACGTGTACAAACACCCCTACGGACGCACCGTGACCGAGACCGACAACGTCTGGTTCACGAACGTGACGATGAACCTCAACCCGATGCACTTCAACGAGGCGTACGCCGCCGAGACCGAGTTCGGCGAGCGACTCGTCGACGGCACGTTCGTCATCGCGCTCGTCGTGGGAATGAGCGTCATCGACGTCTCCGCGAACGCCACCGCGAACCTGGGGTACGACGACGTCCGCCACCACGCGCCGGTGTACCACGGCGACACGCTGTTCGCCGAAAGCGAGGTGCTGGAGAAACGCGAGTCCTCCTCGCGCGACCACGTCGGCATCGTCACCACCGAACTGCGGGCGTACAATCAAGACGACACGAAAGTGCTCTCCCTCGAACGGACGCCGATGGTGCTCAAGCGCGAGCACGCCCGGCCCTCGCCCGCGCGACCGACGGGGTGGCCCGATGGGATCGGGACACAGCCCGAAGACCTCGAAGGGGAGTGA
- a CDS encoding aspartate aminotransferase family protein, with amino-acid sequence MTAGPPIQDLHFADAPSVTTPIPGPNSEALLARQREVDSSAVAYPRSVPIALEEARGATIRDVDGNVFLDFFAGIGVLNVGHSNPYVLDAVHEQTEKIVHTIDFPTEARLEFIERLNDIAPDGLKDHNKIVFGGPSGSDAIEGSIKLAKHNTGRTAMMAFEGSYHGATAGALSLTGGRSYTEGYDPMLPDVTHMPYPYPLRERGNADAENARAVCPAADCCGDLSCGRALERVQVAVEDPYAGQEKPAAIWVEPIQGEGGVVVPPAGFLQGLRDIADDNDVMLIFDEIQSGFGRTGEWWAAEWHGVTPDAMTMAKGIGGAGLPIGAMMYHEEYDTWGPGGHIGTFRGNVPAMRGGVAAIDYIESHDLLAHAGELGDYIRGRLREAGNDHLAEVRGRGLFIGAEFLDGEGEPSKAAKGMVEDIQTYCYERGVLVWTAGRHGNVLRLLPSLVMTHEQAEAGLDVVVEAIEAQVD; translated from the coding sequence ATGACAGCCGGACCACCGATCCAGGACCTGCACTTCGCCGACGCACCCTCCGTGACGACGCCGATCCCGGGCCCGAACTCCGAGGCGCTGCTCGCGCGACAGCGCGAGGTCGACTCGAGCGCGGTCGCGTACCCGCGAAGCGTCCCGATCGCGCTCGAGGAGGCGCGAGGGGCGACCATCCGCGACGTCGACGGCAACGTCTTTCTCGACTTCTTCGCCGGCATCGGCGTCCTCAACGTCGGCCACTCGAACCCTTACGTTCTCGACGCGGTCCACGAGCAAACCGAGAAGATCGTCCACACGATCGACTTCCCGACCGAGGCGCGACTGGAGTTCATCGAACGACTGAACGACATCGCCCCTGACGGCCTGAAGGATCACAACAAGATCGTCTTCGGCGGTCCCAGCGGGAGCGACGCGATCGAGGGGTCGATCAAACTCGCCAAACACAACACCGGTCGCACCGCGATGATGGCGTTCGAGGGGTCGTACCACGGTGCCACGGCGGGCGCGTTGAGCCTCACTGGCGGACGGAGCTACACGGAGGGGTACGACCCGATGCTGCCCGACGTGACCCACATGCCGTACCCGTACCCGCTCCGCGAGCGCGGAAACGCCGACGCGGAGAACGCGCGTGCGGTCTGTCCCGCGGCCGACTGCTGTGGCGACCTCTCGTGTGGCCGGGCGCTCGAACGGGTGCAGGTCGCGGTCGAAGACCCCTACGCGGGCCAGGAGAAGCCCGCGGCCATCTGGGTCGAACCGATCCAGGGCGAAGGTGGCGTCGTCGTTCCACCGGCCGGCTTCCTCCAGGGCTTGCGCGACATCGCCGACGACAACGACGTCATGCTGATCTTCGACGAGATCCAGTCGGGCTTCGGGCGGACCGGCGAGTGGTGGGCCGCCGAGTGGCACGGAGTCACCCCCGACGCGATGACGATGGCGAAGGGGATCGGCGGTGCCGGCCTCCCGATCGGCGCGATGATGTATCACGAGGAGTACGATACCTGGGGTCCGGGCGGCCACATCGGGACCTTCCGCGGGAACGTGCCGGCGATGCGCGGCGGCGTCGCGGCGATCGACTACATCGAGTCCCACGACCTGCTCGCCCACGCCGGGGAACTCGGCGACTACATCAGAGGCCGACTCCGCGAAGCCGGCAACGACCACCTCGCCGAAGTCAGGGGGCGAGGGCTGTTCATCGGCGCGGAGTTCCTCGACGGCGAGGGCGAACCGTCGAAAGCAGCGAAGGGAATGGTCGAAGACATTCAGACGTACTGTTACGAGCGCGGCGTCCTCGTCTGGACTGCGGGCCGCCACGGTAACGTCCTCCGGCTGTTGCCCTCGCTCGTCATGACGCACGAACAGGCCGAAGCGGGACTCGACGTCGTCGTCGAGGCCATCGAGGCGCAGGTCGACTGA
- a CDS encoding transposase, giving the protein MSDDASDPPTTAPSDESQHWVGLSRGADIWRHQLPDYPFDIAHDIYISIGETPSPLRASLWYGKHEEENDSVKDLVAALEFSSAVPDTRARWHYNYTGLPPLLRAHILREVMGWRETRLERYFQQHPEMAVQYGFVETTDSDVIQPAPPKQSRLWELWTDSFPETTKAFCRVVAKEVVRVARENNIPAPDEVFQPEATAATSKRSETRLITEKTEEVWQQAKPFVTDTFYLKRAENTSIHENAFWEQHAYMGMRENMYAQSGQHSFFIDSQRDRTPSASNHRYQMGKLTVEEIRSMLHEATRMLIARARHNAELVGKLWAAIDITKGNPWTGQIERGEDNRITEDWLLGYKDGEVYYQWATIQIVGYDIPLVLDAVPVKRGMKRADIVDSLLDNALDLVDDIELVMMDREFDKKGVKDACEKHGVYYLNGARKFQSERATCTRLRRAGKTVHIEENRVEDGPNRKQMFLPSSKDTTPETEDTEEPRESDEERPSIREEMREELADLGIGLEEDDDRHGFGSVVDEVRDDEANKPTPGNDEDVQAYVLFETNHPSVTIDEGDSEKERIHMVERMVRRYRHRWGIENGYKQIKTFRVRTTSKRHTYRFFNFAFACVLYNVWRLVDLLVKLAIEGENATYSPRVDANQFLTVAKKFYGLDPPD; this is encoded by the coding sequence ATGTCAGACGACGCCTCGGACCCACCAACCACCGCCCCCTCCGATGAGAGCCAGCACTGGGTGGGGCTTTCTCGTGGGGCCGATATTTGGCGTCACCAACTCCCTGATTACCCGTTTGATATTGCCCACGATATCTACATATCAATAGGCGAAACCCCTTCACCTCTCCGAGCCAGCCTGTGGTACGGTAAGCACGAGGAGGAGAACGACAGTGTCAAAGACCTCGTAGCGGCCCTTGAGTTCAGTTCTGCGGTGCCTGATACCCGCGCAAGGTGGCATTACAACTACACGGGGCTACCACCCTTACTACGGGCACATATCCTGCGTGAAGTGATGGGGTGGCGAGAGACGCGTCTTGAACGGTACTTCCAGCAACACCCTGAGATGGCAGTCCAATACGGGTTTGTTGAAACGACCGATAGCGATGTGATTCAGCCAGCCCCGCCAAAACAATCTCGACTCTGGGAGTTGTGGACAGATTCGTTCCCTGAGACGACGAAGGCGTTCTGTCGTGTAGTTGCTAAAGAGGTGGTGCGTGTCGCACGTGAGAACAACATCCCTGCTCCAGACGAGGTGTTCCAACCGGAGGCGACCGCCGCGACAAGCAAGCGGTCGGAAACCCGTCTCATCACAGAGAAAACGGAAGAGGTCTGGCAACAGGCCAAACCGTTCGTCACAGATACGTTCTACTTGAAGCGGGCTGAGAATACGTCGATTCACGAGAATGCGTTCTGGGAGCAGCATGCCTACATGGGGATGCGGGAGAATATGTACGCCCAGAGTGGTCAGCACTCCTTCTTCATCGATTCTCAACGTGACCGAACGCCCAGTGCGTCGAATCACCGTTACCAGATGGGGAAGCTCACTGTCGAAGAAATTCGCTCAATGCTCCACGAAGCCACGCGGATGCTCATCGCCCGCGCTCGGCATAATGCAGAGCTCGTCGGAAAACTCTGGGCGGCCATCGACATCACGAAAGGAAACCCGTGGACTGGCCAAATTGAGCGCGGCGAGGACAACCGCATCACCGAAGACTGGCTTCTCGGCTACAAGGATGGCGAGGTGTATTATCAGTGGGCGACTATCCAGATTGTAGGCTATGATATCCCACTTGTTCTTGATGCGGTTCCGGTCAAGCGTGGGATGAAGCGAGCTGATATCGTGGACAGTCTGCTGGACAACGCACTCGACCTCGTGGACGATATCGAACTCGTGATGATGGACAGAGAGTTCGACAAGAAGGGTGTGAAGGACGCGTGTGAGAAGCATGGTGTCTACTACCTGAACGGCGCACGGAAGTTCCAGTCCGAGAGAGCGACGTGTACGCGGCTTCGTCGGGCAGGGAAGACGGTTCATATCGAAGAGAACCGCGTTGAGGATGGCCCGAACCGTAAGCAAATGTTTCTCCCGTCCAGCAAGGACACCACTCCCGAGACAGAGGACACGGAAGAGCCCCGAGAATCCGATGAGGAGAGGCCGAGTATCCGGGAGGAGATGCGCGAAGAACTCGCCGACCTCGGTATCGGCCTTGAGGAAGACGACGACCGGCATGGGTTCGGGTCAGTCGTAGATGAAGTTCGGGATGACGAGGCGAACAAGCCAACCCCCGGGAACGACGAAGACGTACAGGCGTACGTGCTGTTCGAAACTAACCATCCCAGCGTGACGATAGATGAGGGAGATAGCGAGAAAGAGCGCATCCACATGGTGGAGCGGATGGTTCGCCGGTACCGCCACCGCTGGGGTATCGAGAACGGCTATAAGCAAATCAAGACGTTTCGTGTCCGTACGACGAGCAAACGCCACACGTATCGGTTCTTCAATTTCGCGTTCGCGTGCGTCTTGTACAATGTCTGGCGTCTTGTGGACTTGTTGGTAAAGCTCGCTATCGAGGGCGAGAATGCGACGTATTCGCCGCGTGTGGACGCGAATCAGTTCTTGACGGTGGCGAAGAAGTTCTACGGTCTTGACCCGCCCGACTAG
- a CDS encoding orc1/cdc6 family replication initiation protein — protein sequence MIQDARVLQPEFVPKDIVHRTHQVNTLSAALDPVTDGEQGETSLLYGPSGTGKTCIARYLTEKLHESVIDLTTQYVNCWEDYSRFKTLYRILDGIGRTMNVHRQSTPKDELLERLREYNDAPYVVILDEVDQLEDKSVLYELNRTPNLTLILIANQEQELFEPLSPRVSSRLRAASRIEFARYGTDELIGILEPRVRWGLHEDAITHAQLKLIAETAAGDARVGLEVLRVAARQAEHQGLDTIPDEVIREAVPEAESEIRKRNVDVLTEHQRVLYEIITDYGEIQPSDLYAEYRNRVDDPKSDRMVRNYLRKMERYNLVRAEGQNRGRTYHSVA from the coding sequence ATGATTCAAGATGCACGGGTGCTCCAGCCGGAGTTTGTCCCCAAGGACATCGTGCATCGAACCCATCAGGTCAACACGCTTTCCGCGGCTCTCGACCCCGTTACCGACGGGGAACAAGGGGAAACGTCACTCTTGTACGGCCCATCGGGGACCGGAAAGACCTGCATTGCCCGGTACCTCACCGAGAAACTCCACGAGAGCGTCATTGACCTCACCACCCAGTACGTCAACTGCTGGGAGGACTACTCACGCTTCAAGACGCTCTACCGGATACTCGATGGGATTGGTCGGACCATGAACGTGCATCGTCAGTCCACGCCGAAAGACGAGCTCCTCGAACGTCTACGAGAATACAACGATGCGCCCTATGTCGTCATCCTCGACGAAGTCGACCAACTGGAAGACAAGAGCGTCCTCTATGAACTGAACCGGACACCGAATCTTACGCTGATTCTCATCGCTAATCAGGAACAAGAACTCTTCGAACCGCTGTCTCCCCGTGTTTCCAGCCGACTGAGGGCAGCAAGCCGAATTGAATTTGCACGGTACGGCACCGACGAACTCATCGGTATTCTTGAACCTCGTGTTCGTTGGGGGCTACACGAAGACGCGATAACGCACGCGCAATTGAAACTGATTGCTGAAACTGCGGCAGGTGATGCACGAGTCGGACTTGAAGTCTTGCGAGTGGCGGCACGTCAGGCCGAGCACCAAGGTCTCGATACAATTCCCGACGAGGTGATTCGTGAGGCGGTACCGGAAGCAGAATCGGAAATCCGGAAGCGAAACGTCGACGTTCTGACTGAGCATCAGCGAGTGCTCTACGAAATCATCACGGACTACGGAGAAATCCAACCAAGCGACCTGTATGCGGAGTACCGTAACCGCGTTGACGACCCGAAGTCAGATAGGATGGTTCGGAACTACCTCAGGAAGATGGAGCGGTACAATCTCGTTCGCGCTGAGGGCCAGAACCGCGGGCGCACTTATCACTCAGTCGCGTAG
- a CDS encoding N-6 DNA methylase codes for MSTADEREAREAFWKACDPLKDDGVFIGDYIEQLTALLFLKSVKESDRLTDLQSELPRGTRWDDILSNVESLDRTFRIDSNALDYEEGHEYEEVFEYYNDVLVALRNDGDFFSEAYEGVTNKFQSSSNFKRVVYEIEAMPFWEGNTLDPDTLGAAYEELLGRYAKESKSGLGQYFTPRPLIRTMVQAIDPDFGETIHDPASGTCGFITTAFRHVYEETDSFADYSFDEVADFSSGVTGVELVPQTRRLGLMNMILHDIRPTTIKQADSLKPTTYDDEDIDNEFDVIIANPPFGPGYNKNLDSNEQIRFKNPRAIEFLFLQHIMGRLNDEGRAAVIVPEGVLFNDDAEQHRKFLLENYNLHTILVLPQNTFAPYTPVDTNVLFFNRDSGGTENVWYYDLRSTEEPINKANPLTEDHFRRFEEFYHSASREESEWAFQVSIDDVKSENYALNYSSYTDAPPSVPRPPDSVVDDLQRHVDGLQNNVSELVRAISHFQTGDIATPDDWGACELREAVEYKSNLTTPSDTPDKEFTLLDLEDVESHTGRIIGTKQVVGSEIGSSKRQFGPGDILYCKLRPYLNKVVCPDFEGVASSELLVLEPKEGFLKQYIAYFLRSPTVWRQAESLMKGANQPRISKSDLLSFTIPKPPLDEQEHIVNLLDRATGHTEGSETNAVQVRDYTEELRESLIHHAVNGQLLRD; via the coding sequence ATGAGTACAGCAGATGAGCGGGAGGCACGTGAAGCGTTTTGGAAAGCGTGTGACCCGCTGAAGGACGATGGTGTCTTCATCGGGGACTATATCGAACAGCTCACAGCACTCCTCTTCCTCAAATCGGTCAAAGAGAGTGACCGCCTGACAGACCTCCAGTCGGAACTACCGCGGGGGACTCGATGGGATGATATTCTTTCGAACGTTGAGTCACTTGACCGTACGTTCCGAATCGACAGTAATGCTCTCGATTATGAGGAAGGACACGAGTACGAGGAGGTATTTGAATATTATAATGACGTTCTTGTTGCGTTGAGGAACGATGGGGATTTTTTCTCGGAAGCATATGAAGGAGTGACGAACAAGTTTCAGAGTTCTTCGAATTTCAAGCGCGTTGTTTACGAAATTGAGGCGATGCCCTTCTGGGAGGGAAACACGCTCGACCCCGATACACTAGGAGCGGCATATGAGGAACTTCTTGGCCGATACGCAAAGGAATCCAAGAGTGGGTTGGGTCAATACTTCACACCGAGGCCGCTCATCCGCACGATGGTCCAAGCGATTGACCCGGATTTTGGTGAGACGATTCATGACCCTGCGTCGGGGACATGCGGGTTCATTACAACCGCGTTTCGACACGTCTACGAGGAGACTGACTCGTTCGCGGACTATTCCTTCGACGAGGTGGCGGACTTCTCCAGTGGTGTAACTGGCGTAGAGCTGGTTCCCCAGACGCGTAGACTGGGCTTGATGAACATGATTCTCCACGACATCCGACCTACTACAATCAAACAGGCAGACTCGCTCAAGCCGACCACGTACGATGACGAGGATATCGATAACGAGTTCGACGTAATCATCGCAAATCCGCCGTTCGGCCCGGGGTACAACAAAAACCTCGATAGCAACGAACAGATTCGCTTCAAGAATCCTCGGGCGATTGAATTCCTCTTCCTTCAACACATAATGGGTCGACTAAATGATGAAGGGCGTGCGGCGGTCATCGTTCCAGAAGGCGTACTGTTCAATGACGATGCTGAGCAACATCGGAAGTTCTTATTGGAGAATTACAACCTCCATACGATTCTTGTCCTGCCACAGAACACGTTCGCCCCGTATACACCTGTTGACACAAATGTTCTGTTCTTCAACCGAGACTCAGGTGGAACGGAGAATGTGTGGTACTACGACCTCCGAAGCACTGAAGAACCTATCAATAAAGCAAATCCGCTGACAGAGGACCACTTCAGGAGATTTGAAGAATTCTATCATTCGGCCTCGCGAGAGGAAAGCGAGTGGGCGTTTCAGGTATCAATAGATGATGTCAAATCCGAAAACTACGCTCTTAATTATTCCTCATACACGGATGCCCCTCCGAGCGTTCCTCGTCCTCCAGATAGTGTGGTCGACGACCTTCAACGACACGTTGACGGGTTACAAAATAACGTCAGCGAACTTGTTCGTGCAATCTCGCACTTCCAAACAGGTGATATAGCGACTCCAGATGACTGGGGGGCGTGCGAATTGAGGGAAGCGGTTGAGTACAAATCGAACCTAACGACACCAAGCGACACGCCAGATAAAGAGTTCACTCTTCTTGACCTCGAAGATGTAGAGTCTCACACGGGGCGTATCATTGGAACAAAGCAGGTGGTCGGGTCAGAAATTGGTTCAAGTAAGCGGCAGTTCGGACCCGGTGACATCCTTTACTGCAAACTTCGACCATATCTCAACAAAGTGGTGTGCCCCGACTTCGAGGGAGTTGCATCAAGCGAACTTCTAGTTCTGGAACCGAAGGAAGGGTTCCTTAAGCAATACATTGCGTACTTTCTTCGGTCTCCAACCGTCTGGAGACAGGCAGAATCACTGATGAAAGGGGCTAATCAGCCGCGCATTAGCAAATCAGACTTGCTCTCATTCACGATTCCAAAGCCACCTCTGGATGAACAGGAGCATATCGTGAACTTGCTGGACCGAGCGACCGGTCATACAGAAGGCTCAGAGACGAATGCAGTACAGGTAAGAGACTACACTGAAGAACTCCGTGAATCCCTCATACATCACGCAGTAAATGGACAATTGCTACGCGACTGA